The DNA window ACGATCCTCTCCAAACAAAGTCACAGCAGTAAGCCGGCAGGCGGGTCAGCAGGCAGGAAGAGGCCGCCAGCGACGTCCGTGGAATTCCCCAGCGGCCGCAGCATCCCTCGCCCCTCCATTACAACGCCCCTCCCGTCCAAATGCAACCGAAAGCAGGCAAGTGCGGGCATTCCCGCCTTGGCTGTTCGCAGGGGAACCGCCAGCCAGATTTCGCCGTTGCGGCAAGAGAAACCAGAGTAGACGCCCCGCAGCGGACGGCTCCGACATGCATCCGGACCAGGGACTCTTCGCCGCCAGGACGCTCGGTCTGCCATGATTTACACGCAGGTACTCTATGGAGGCGGGCCCAATGTTCGCAGCCCTGCCGACCGGCGGATTCGCGATCCCGCGGAGCGACAGGCACGGCGGCATGGCACGCAGAAAGAGAAGTGACAAGGGAGTAACCAATGACTACGATTAGTTTTCCACGAATTAGCTGCCTGCGTGTGAGGCCGCCAAGGCGCCTCCAGCAGTTGACAGGAGGAAACTTTCTGTCAACAAGCCAGCTATCAACAAGCCAGCTATCAACAGGCCACGCCGCAGATGGATACCGACCATGCCCGAGCAGTATTAAAAGCGCACTTGGGACTCTATCGGTCATTTCCCTATGCCGATCTCGTCAGGCGTATCGATCACTCGGAGACCGAAGAAATCTCTCGAGCACAAGGCGAATTCTGGCAAGTAGAAATTCAGTTTTTCTGGGACGATGTGCCTGGCAACAATATCCGTGTGATAGGGTCCATCGACGATGGAGGACCGACTGCATATATGCCCCTCTGTGAGAGCTTCATCAAGTCGCCGGAGGGGAGATTTATCGGTGAGTAGGCTGCGGCCTGACAATTCATTCCAGCCGAACCCGATTCGAGGGTCGGATTAATTCAAGCGCGATGCATTACCATGAACGCCATGACTGACGTCATCAGGTTTTATAGCGTCGCCGATGACTACGGCGAGTTCTCAAACTTCGCCGAGTACCCAATCACCATCAGGAAGCAGCGCTGGCCAACTTCGGAACACTATTTCCAATCGCAAAAGTTCAAAGACAAAAAAGACCAACAGGGAATCCGCCAAGGTGAATGTCATGCGCGAGGCCGTTCTCGCCAAGTTCACCCAGCACGAAGATTTACGGGAACTGCTTTTATCAACCGGCGATGCGAAAATCGTCGAACACACGGAAAACGACGATTACTGGGGCGACGGAGGTGATGGTCGCGGCAAGAACATGCTCGGTCGCGTGCTGATGGATGTTCGCCAGTCCCTGCGTGACGATGCATAAAAGGCGTATCGCCGGGGCGCGTCGATTCTTGGATGTCTGGAATGCAAAGCCTTTCGCCGCCCGATTGGACGACTGTACGATGGCAATCGAAACACGCGATCTCGAAACTCGATACTTCGATGTAGAGGGTGCTACATTGATTCGTATCCAACGTGTACGCGGTGAATTTGATGTGTACGACGGATTCCTGGAGACCTTGAACGCGAGCTTCTGGCTCGAATACTCCGATGATCGACGACCTGTCACGCATGCTGGAATCGGAACGTTGATCAAGGGCAATCAAATCGAGCCGGTCGGATTGGCAAAATATT is part of the Lignipirellula cremea genome and encodes:
- a CDS encoding NADAR domain-containing protein, yielding MREAVLAKFTQHEDLRELLLSTGDAKIVEHTENDDYWGDGGDGRGKNMLGRVLMDVRQSLRDDA